The genomic stretch ATGGGGACTAAGCGGCAGGTTCACCGTTTAAAACAAACCAAAGTGATAGGTGTTCATAACATAGTAACCTTTACCTTATTTACTTAAGTTGAGCGACGACGTGTACACTTTTTGATAAGAGAAATCACCTGAGAAGTGGATACATCTGTttcacaatataaaaaaaatacggCAATGAAATTAAGAATAGCTTTGCTAACTGGTTATGATGCTGTTATTGTTGCATATGAATTAGAATAATATATTTATACCATTCAAAATGAAACGAAAAAAGGCACACGTCATCGTGTACTACGCTTTATGGCTAATCATGGATTTTTATTGGTAGTAGTATAAGAAACCTACCTATCAGTATAACGCGAAATGGCTTAACAAATCGtttattgtttaatttttttaaatattttttcgatttcgagtttatatattttttattccaATGGGTTCACATTATCAGTAAACGCAATTATGTGCACAGTAGCTCGTCAAAGATAACTGCTTGTTTTGAGTGGTGCGGTTTTGTGTATTTTACGCTATAGATTGGAGGAACAGATCGGTGtcgcaaaacgaaaaaaaatcaatctatcTCACTTCGTCGCAGTGCTCATTAGTGATTATGGAACAAGTTATTTAAATTTTAGTATTGCAACATAAACAGTAAGAGTTTGATAATTCTTTACTGGAAAATTATTTGAGAGTACATCAATTTATCTTCAGACTCAAACAAAATtactaattaaaattaaaatacattAACAGTTTTTCTATGACGCTGGTTGATACGCTGGATACGCTAGTCATCCTTGGAGATCTGGAGGAGTTTGAGCACGCTGTTAAGCTGGTTATTAAAGATGTGAGATTCGATAATGACATCATTGTTTCCGTGTTCGAAACTAACATCAGAATGGTTGGGTAAGTTGACTATTGTTTAACTTAATCCAGCTAAAAAACTATATGCTCTACTTTTTGTGTTAGTGGATTACTGTCCGCCCACATACTGGCAGAATACGTACAAAAACAGGCGGATGTCATGTTATGGTATCGGGGTGAGTTACTCGAAATGGCCAAAGATCTCGGATTTAGACTACTGCCAGCTTTTAACACGTCAACAGGAATTCCGCACGCTAGAGTAAGTGAAATTGAAGCAATTTACTGCTCTTAAATTataggaagtttttttttgcaggttAACCTAAAATATGGTATGAAAGTGGAAGCATTGCGCCACTCAAGAGAAACCTGCACTGCTTGTGCGGGTACAATTTTATTAGAGTTTGCCGCACTTTCGCGATTAAGTGGAGAACCAATATTCGAAATTAAGGCGCATAACGCGATGGACGCGCTGTGGAAAATGCGCCACCGGAGCTCGGATTTGATGGGAACGGTACTAAACGTCCATTCCGGCGACTGGATCCGACGAGAGTCTGGTGTGGGTGCTGGAATAGATTCCTACTACGAATACTGCCTTAAATCGTACATTCTGCTGGGAGATGAACGCTATTTAGCGCGGTTTAATCGGCACTACAATGCTATCATGAAATACATCAGTCAAGGACCGATGTTGTTGGACGTCCAAATGCATCGACCGCACACGAAAACAAGAAACTTCATGGATGCACTACTAGCTTTTTGGCCTGGTCTCCAAGTACTTTCTGGGGACCTGAAACCAGCCGTTCAGACACATGAAATGTTGTATCAAGTAATGCAAATGCATACTTTCATTCCAGAGGCATTCACGTACGATTTTCAGGTTGAGATATTTTGATTATCCCAATGATTGCATTCGAGTAATGTGCACCACTCTATCTCTTTAAGGTCCACTGGGGACAGCACCATTTGAGGCCAGAGTTCATTGAGTCAACGTACTTTTTATATCGGGCAACAGGGGATCATTATTATTTGCAGGTATATTTTGCAATAATGTAACGTTGCTGAACATTCGAAATTCAATACGCGTTATTGTTTTCGTAGGTTGGTAAAAAAGCGCTAAAGGCATTACAAAAACACGCGAGAGTACCCTGCGGCTATGCGGCCGTGAACGACGTACGTACAGGGAAGCACGAGGACCGAATGGATTCCTATGTACTCTCGGAGACTTTCAAATATTTGTATCTGCTATTTTCTGATCCGTCGGATCTGCTGTTGAAcatagaaaattttattttcacaaCCGAAGCACATCTACTGCCGTTGACTCTCGGGCAATTAGGCAATCATACGTTTAGTAAGTAcaactattttatttttaattgtggacagtttttaattttgcatttaTCCATACCAAGACATTAAAGAGCACGAGGAAAACAACATGCTTGATTTCATGCGGTCATGTCCTAGTCCAAACAAGTTATTTCCTGAAACGGTTAGACGTCCCCTTAGAGACCTGGTTACAGGAGTATGCCCGCGTATATCAAGTGCCAAAAGACTTAGAGCGGCTGACTTTCAGGCAAGCAATGCAGATCATCTACGGACAGTTCATGACATGGGTATTACGATGGTTTCTCTAGGCGAGGGAAAGGTTCAGCTTTTGCATAGTTTTTACAACGTAAGATAATTTTATCAGCAAACGAAACAGTAAAAATGTAGATGATTTTTTTCTAGGCGAAATCCCCGGAGGATGCTGAGCGTGGTCTCATATTCATGCAGGAGATGGTAgagttgtcaaaatcgaacacAATTCCAAAAACACAACTGCAGGCAGTTTCATTCCAATCACAAGGCGATTATCAACATATTCTCAAAGCAGGGCCGAGCCATTTTGGGCCTGAACTTACGGGAGATATGGTGATAACGCAGCGAGGAGTGTTCGTTAATCCATCGAAAGTCTGCACAAGTAAGATTGATTTTCCTTTCTCTAAAAGTAATGAACCAACCAAATCGTTTCTTATATTTTGTTCTGTATTAATAAATTATTGATAGGTCTGAAAAACGGCCGAGAATTGAATGGCAAAATTGCGATTGTCGAACGAGGCGATTGCACCTTTGTTGATAAAGCACGCAGAGTTCAAGCAGGAGGTATGATAATAAAGTAATTTCTTATTATTTCTACAATATAAATTTAATCTACTTATCCAGGGGCGATGGCTGCCATAGTGTACGACAATACTCCTAACACTTCGATCGACAATCAACAAATGTTTGCAATGTCTGGTGACGGTAACGATGACGTAAAAATCCCAGTTGTATTCTTATTCACAAAAGAAGCCGAAGTGCTGATAACTGCGATTAAGGCCGATCCAGACCTTGAGGTAGCATATTTACGATTATCTAAGGTTGGTGTTATGTGactatattttttttcctttttcgggCAGATAACGCTGAAACCGTTGCTTGACCCCATGGAGACTGAAGAGTTAGCGAAACAGGACGCTCTGTCCCAAAAACAAAGCAAGACTGAGTCGGCGCAAACCTCCAGCAGCGGATCGAAAACGGCCCCATAATATCGAAGGAGTGGGTTTGCTGTGGGTAGACAGGATGCATTATTAACACAATTAATTAAACAAACGGCATACAAATCAAGAGTGTGTGAAAGGGTTATAAGTGCAGTTTCCATGCTTAAATTTCTATCAATTCAAAGTGACACAATTGTTGGCAGAGTATAAGTACGATGTGATGCAGTTTGATTGTTGTTTAGAGATAAAAGTGCATAGTTAAGGTTAGTGTACTAAATTTTTATCATAAGCTAGGGATAGTCGAGCCAACTGGAGTCGATTTGTTACTCATAATAGCTAAAGCCATTAGAGAATGTTCGTACTGAGCAACATATCAGCTGGTTGACTGACTTATCGTTTTCTGCACGAGATTTGAACAGCAGGTGTGTCTACCTGAGGCAAGAGCTTCAAAACTGTGCCGAGCGAAAATGCTCGTTGTAAATTAGCTGTAAATAATTTCTAACAATTTAGAAACACGATATTAGGATAAGACTGCCACCACTGCTGACACGAAAACAATGTAATTCCAAACTACTTCAGCAGTATCAGTCCTgctgaaggaaaaaaaacagattCCACGTTCAGCAGCAAGCGATGTATGTGAGTGTGTATATAAACGGAACAATGAGGGGGTTGCTATTTTTTATAAAGTCTTCTCAAGCATCGAAATAGCAATCACTAGTTAGTCACAATCAAGATGCAATATAATAAAGAATTTAACTAAAGAAattagagagaaaaaaaaacaatagttgTGAGTAAAGAAGATTCAATTGCCTATTAGATCAAGCGAACTCTTAATACACTGTTTctagttttgtaaataaaatgaaaatgttttacgaaaaatacgttgtttgaaatcaatttcatgCGCCAAACTTCGCACCAGTTTCATATTTCAAGTCAATGAAGTACTCCACCGGAagtaatgaataatgaaaatgctCCGAAACTATTTGAACTTTGGCTTCTTCAAACCTAAACTCGTCGGTAAATATATTCCAGCCCAATTCTCGCTGTCTGTCGGTTGGTTCCAAATCAAAGCAATGATGGCTATTCTCATTGCATTCACCtgtaatcaaattcaaatttattcTATTTTGGCACCCCCGAGGCACAACGCATTGTTTGCATCGTGGATGAATTCTGAGAATGGTGTTGATTGCTGCAAAAGCAGTAGAGTGGCAAATTAATTCTTTCTTCATTTGTTCAGAAAATATTGCGCTCGCTGATTGTTTAAGCTATGCAAAACTTTGTTCAATATTACGATTGTTCGTTCAAGTGTGCCAAAAATATTTAGCTTAAATACATTTTGTCCGAGTTTCCCGTGCACACTCTCTCTAAAATACTCTTCAAAACCATAGCGGCATTTTGAATGATGGAAATTAGGATGTCAAATGGGATACGTATCAATCACGATTTATCAAGCACTCATATAAGGCTGAAGACTTAATATGGCAATCGAAATAATTGGATTGGCATAAAATGTGATCTGGTTATAATcggaaaaaatatattatttttccgAACAAAATTCCATGGTTTCAACATTGATcgatcaaattgaaaactgaATGATTCATTGATTAAATTGTTATCTGAATTATAGCTTATTAAGCAGATTTTGGCAGCAATTGGCAATTGATAATCACTTTACTTAAGAGAAATGATTTcatattttctcttttttagaTTGTTTGGTAAGAAATAAACAAACCTTTTGAAAAATCTGTTTCTCTGAAATCTGCATGGTTTATTACAGGTTTATAACAGTACGAATTCCATTTTAATTCCAAGATGGCTGCTTCTGGTTTTtcgaaaacagccaaaaatgaccaaaaatcgtgggtatttccggaaataAATAATGCCCATGAGCAAGAAATCGActaacaccattttgaaatccaagatggcgacttctgaaTTCTGGAATACAGCCTataatggccaaataccacccaatatggatatttcagaAACTGGGTTGATGCCTTAAGGCCGGGAATCAACttcagaattcattttaaaatccgaaATTACGACTTCCTGTTTCTAGAAAACATCTTACAGTTGTCAAACACAATTTAATAAAGGcattcccaacaaacaattttgttggataacggcttgttaagctatagttcagccgaaatccacTGAATAATAACTTATTAAACTGCaaaccaacaaaattgtttgctgggtTTCTATTGTGCGCGTTCTAAGAATATTTAtgttgcattttaaattctgaTTGAAGCATGATATGTACAGTTTTACGTAATATTTGTGATATAACTTGTGTTAAAATTACAAATGAATTGAACCAGTCAggtccaggccgaagtgtcccttgctatTCGAAGAAGTTTTCTCCATTCAATTCGGTTTATAGCTGCAGCTGCATTCGTCCGACATCCGACATGaaatgcccagcccactgtagcCATTCACCGTTTGGACAATGAGTGGTTCCCCCAGTAACTGATGCAATTCCTGGTTCATTCGTCTTCGCCACCATCCATATTCCATCTGCACCCCACCGCAGATGATACGCAGTACCTTCCATTTGAAGACCCCCAAGTCCGCCACCGATCTGGTCCAGGTTTCGtgaccgtagaggactaccgacCTGAATCGTGTTTTGAAAATGGCCAACTTTGTGCGGcggcgattttttttcgaacggaGTGTCCTCCGAAGTCAAAAGGATCATCACTGTTAATCTGAATTCGTTGTGGTAGGTTGATGCTGTCTACGCTGCAACCTTTCCTCTTATATATTTAGTCTTCGACGCGTTTATAGCCAATCCAATCCTCACGGCTTCAGCCTCATAGTCTGATGTATGTCTCCGTAATTTTCTTGAGGGTTCATGCTACAGTATCAATACCATCGGACagaaagttcctgcagcgctacgactccgaagttgcgtggattgaGTTTATCATATATAGGCACTCCACAGAAAGTGAATAAACATGAAAATTTTGAACTCAACATCACCGATTtcggtgaaacttttctcagttgttcctttttgataaagaggtcaaAAGGACCTAAGGTCTATTTActcggttttttacgcgggttgcttccctctattactcaaaaacggtacaagattaGGCCACAAGTGATTAtatatctagataaacatttcaaaaggtcctatctgctttcagcGTATTTCCGAAACGCCGTTTCATTCTGGTAATGGTttagctttagtaactctcccaagcgtgagGCTAGTGTGATCCCTCCGccatcaacttgtgcaaataacgtgtcttAAATAAGTTGTGGTCATTGAAtcaaagtgatcgatcaaagcagataggagatactcaaaatttaaaatatagcaTTCTGttctctagattgaccactatcatattcgaACGAGGTTCGAACATTTTAGCACGGTTTTtttcgttatatttgcaactaaaaaaagtctttttttacgtgGGCCAAtgcaaatttggaacgcatcctcACGTTAAAAAAGACCTTTCTTACTTgacttacttttatggcgacagatagTTGAGATCCTACGCCGAATTCaaaatacgtctccacaaaactcagTCTTTGGCTGCCCCTCTCCAGTCTACCCATACACCTGCTGCTCTGGCATTCTAGTCGACAGCACatatccagcgcgtgcgaggactgcctcgaagtcgtcggcctctatccggttctctgctaaatattatctttgccgatCGCTAATCCaccatccgtgctacgtggccagcccaccgtaacctgccgtgtttcatcagcttgacaatatcagtgtgtttgtatacttcgtacagctcgtaaTTTATACGCCTGCATCacaccccattttctagtttgcctccgagtattgatcgcaggaatCTACGCTCGCAGACCCCAAGCGCTAGTCGACCGGCCCCCTCCcatgtccacgattcatgtccgtagaacgCCACCAGGAGCAGAGTCcaatagagcgcaaatttcgtacggattgATACGgactacgggacctaagctggctgcGCAATTCGTAATAAGCTCTCTCCGCTGCCGCAATCCGATTCTTCATCTCGCGGCTCacttcgttgtcacatgtcacgagaatACCAGGATAAACAAATTTGTcgactacttcgaaagtacCCCCATCcgtctccaccgcagcaccaacacccgcagaactatcACGCGATCTGCCAACCACCATGTACTTCATTTTGGGAGTGTTTATGACATTTCTAATTCTCACAGCTTCCCTTCCGAGAAAGTTCCGTAAAGGCATCCGTAACAGCCTTATTGTTAACacaagcatgtgagactttgtGATGATGGGgtcgctcctctgcacacctgcccctCGAATTGCGCTGTCTAAAGCTATGTAAGCGAGAGTCCGTCACCTTGCTTCCGACCATCTAATGTCATAAatgcgtccgaaaattcgcccgctgttctgaag from Wyeomyia smithii strain HCP4-BCI-WySm-NY-G18 chromosome 3, ASM2978416v1, whole genome shotgun sequence encodes the following:
- the LOC129730661 gene encoding ER degradation-enhancing alpha-mannosidase-like protein 3, which gives rise to MRTIKRFRKFFRLEHVALLLVSLWSAVLAATDQIPSVPTHNMSNKERNELREESREMFYHAYRAYMDKAYPADELMPLSCNGRYRGITPSRGDLDDVLGNFSMTLVDTLDTLVILGDLEEFEHAVKLVIKDVRFDNDIIVSVFETNIRMVGGLLSAHILAEYVQKQADVMLWYRGELLEMAKDLGFRLLPAFNTSTGIPHARVNLKYGMKVEALRHSRETCTACAGTILLEFAALSRLSGEPIFEIKAHNAMDALWKMRHRSSDLMGTVLNVHSGDWIRRESGVGAGIDSYYEYCLKSYILLGDERYLARFNRHYNAIMKYISQGPMLLDVQMHRPHTKTRNFMDALLAFWPGLQVLSGDLKPAVQTHEMLYQVMQMHTFIPEAFTYDFQVHWGQHHLRPEFIESTYFLYRATGDHYYLQVGKKALKALQKHARVPCGYAAVNDVRTGKHEDRMDSYVLSETFKYLYLLFSDPSDLLLNIENFIFTTEAHLLPLTLGQLGNHTFNIKEHEENNMLDFMRSCPSPNKLFPETVRRPLRDLVTGVCPRISSAKRLRAADFQASNADHLRTVHDMGITMVSLGEGKVQLLHSFYNAKSPEDAERGLIFMQEMVELSKSNTIPKTQLQAVSFQSQGDYQHILKAGPSHFGPELTGDMVITQRGVFVNPSKVCTSLKNGRELNGKIAIVERGDCTFVDKARRVQAGGAMAAIVYDNTPNTSIDNQQMFAMSGDGNDDVKIPVVFLFTKEAEVLITAIKADPDLEITLKPLLDPMETEELAKQDALSQKQSKTESAQTSSSGSKTAP